A region of Clostridium acetobutylicum ATCC 824 DNA encodes the following proteins:
- a CDS encoding L,D-transpeptidase family protein has product MFKQKKIIFIAIIVIFIFSGCSSLQDKSKNQVKSKNLTSSTKKKVKKAKEPPKPKVFKLGSSGSDVKSIQDKLNNYGYAITADGKFGPSTDWAVRDFQYKHNIAMDGSVSDQTMNLLNQTPTDATRVNSVIQPDPNPDVQSLKAAAENLANSNDTPTYTKFFIITSLKEQRVYVFNGDPHNWKLINTFQCTSGASDTPTITGRFYVQGKGLAFKTSNDVICKYYTQIQGNYLFHSILFDKNGNVVDGTLGASLSHGCIRLAVQNAKYIYDTLPMGTGIWIY; this is encoded by the coding sequence ATGTTTAAACAAAAAAAAATTATTTTTATTGCTATTATAGTTATTTTTATTTTTTCTGGTTGCTCAAGTTTGCAAGATAAATCCAAGAATCAAGTAAAATCCAAAAACTTAACTTCTTCAACTAAGAAAAAAGTTAAAAAAGCAAAGGAACCACCTAAACCCAAAGTTTTTAAGTTAGGTTCTAGCGGAAGCGATGTAAAAAGCATTCAAGACAAACTTAATAATTATGGCTATGCTATTACGGCCGATGGAAAATTTGGTCCTTCAACTGATTGGGCTGTAAGAGACTTTCAATATAAACATAATATAGCTATGGATGGAAGCGTTTCTGATCAAACAATGAATTTACTAAATCAAACGCCAACTGACGCAACTAGAGTAAATTCCGTTATTCAGCCAGATCCTAACCCAGATGTACAATCACTAAAAGCTGCAGCAGAAAATTTAGCTAATTCTAATGATACACCTACTTATACCAAGTTCTTTATAATTACATCGCTAAAAGAGCAGAGGGTATATGTGTTTAACGGTGATCCTCACAACTGGAAGTTAATAAATACCTTTCAGTGTACTTCAGGAGCATCTGATACGCCTACTATAACAGGTCGTTTCTATGTTCAAGGTAAAGGTTTAGCCTTTAAAACAAGTAACGATGTAATTTGTAAGTACTACACTCAAATTCAAGGAAATTATTTATTTCATAGTATACTCTTTGATAAAAATGGAAATGTAGTAGATGGAACTTTAGGTGCTTCACTTTCTCATGGCTGTATTCGACTAGCTGTGCAAAATGCAAAATATATATATGATACATTACCAATGGGAACAGGAATATGGATATACTAA
- a CDS encoding pyridoxal phosphate-dependent aminotransferase: MNFSKKAGQIAASITLEITAKADEMKANGINVIGFGAGQPDFNTPKNIRDAAIYAIENGYTKYTPVSGIKELKMAICDKFKRDNNLNYSLSNIIVSTGAKQCLSDTFSALLNPGDEVILSAPYWVTYPELIKLNDGISVIINTTEENHFKLSVDDLENAYTSKTKAILINSPSNPTGTVYTETELKAIAEFAKEKDLFIISDEIYEKLIYDGERHVSIASLSQDAFNRTVVINGMSKSYAMTGWRLGYAASGSSEFIKLMSHIQAHTTSNANSITQYASVEALNGRQEELHSMVTEFEKRRTYMSKRVNNITGIHCLLPKGAFYVMMNISNLFGKEINGVKINNSVDFSKELLSENKVAVVPGTGFGNDNYVRLSYATSMDNIVKGLDEIENFIGKLR; this comes from the coding sequence CGGACAAATAGCAGCTTCCATAACATTAGAGATAACCGCAAAGGCTGATGAAATGAAAGCAAATGGAATAAATGTAATAGGATTTGGTGCTGGACAGCCAGATTTTAATACCCCAAAAAATATAAGAGATGCAGCTATATATGCTATAGAAAATGGGTATACTAAATATACACCTGTTTCAGGAATCAAGGAACTAAAAATGGCTATATGCGATAAATTTAAAAGAGATAATAATTTAAACTATTCTTTATCTAATATTATAGTTTCAACTGGAGCTAAACAATGCTTATCAGATACATTTTCAGCATTATTAAATCCAGGTGACGAGGTTATATTAAGTGCACCATATTGGGTAACCTATCCTGAACTAATAAAATTAAATGATGGTATTTCTGTAATTATAAATACTACAGAAGAAAATCACTTTAAACTATCAGTTGATGACTTAGAAAATGCGTATACAAGTAAAACTAAAGCTATACTTATAAATAGCCCTTCAAATCCAACAGGAACAGTATATACAGAAACTGAGCTTAAAGCTATAGCTGAGTTTGCAAAAGAAAAGGATTTATTCATTATCTCTGATGAAATATATGAAAAATTAATCTATGATGGTGAGAGACATGTAAGTATAGCTAGTTTAAGCCAGGATGCTTTTAATAGAACAGTTGTTATAAATGGTATGTCTAAGTCCTACGCTATGACAGGATGGAGATTAGGCTATGCTGCTTCAGGATCATCTGAATTTATAAAACTAATGTCCCATATACAAGCTCATACTACATCAAATGCAAATTCTATAACTCAATATGCAAGCGTAGAGGCGTTAAATGGACGCCAAGAAGAATTACATTCAATGGTAACTGAATTTGAAAAAAGAAGAACTTATATGTCTAAAAGAGTTAACAACATAACTGGAATACACTGCTTGTTGCCAAAGGGCGCTTTTTACGTGATGATGAATATAAGCAATCTTTTTGGGAAAGAAATAAATGGAGTAAAAATAAATAATTCTGTAGATTTTTCAAAAGAACTTCTTAGCGAAAATAAAGTTGCTGTGGTTCCTGGTACAGGTTTTGGGAATGACAACTATGTAAGATTATCCTATGCAACATCAATGGACAATATAGTTAAAGGACTTGATGAAATAGAGAACTTCATAGGAAAATTACGCTAA
- a CDS encoding TldD/PmbA family protein: protein MINKILLQDVLEASLEKGADFAEIFVEDTISNDLFMSALKLKKSTTNRVFGIGIRIIKGLKSVYAYTNSTDKETLLKTVNEASLALGDLKLNKSITLKERLNLNIHPIIYVPSSVSTLDKKAIIERASVSAKNYDKSIVQVEATYKDSDQKIIIANSLGLYTTDRRVHSRMTITSIASNGVENQTGYIAPGRSMGIEMFDTISPEKCGLDASQMAITMLNAKPCPSGKMTVAIENGFGGVIFHEACGHALEASSVSKNLSVFSNKLGEKIASSKVTAIDDGTIKNAWGSINIDDEGNPSEKKVLIENGILKSYMIDYLNGKRMGVKANGSSRRESYKFAPTSRMTNTYIAAGEDESSDIIASIDNGLYAKRMGGGSVNPITGEFNFSVLEGYLVKNGKIKEPVRGASLIGKSTEILNNIDMVGKNLSLGSGTCGAASGNIPTNVGQPLIRVSEITVGGR, encoded by the coding sequence ATGATAAATAAAATCTTACTTCAAGATGTACTAGAAGCGTCTTTAGAAAAGGGTGCAGACTTTGCAGAAATATTTGTAGAGGATACCATTTCAAATGATTTATTTATGAGTGCGTTAAAACTAAAAAAATCCACTACAAATAGAGTATTTGGAATTGGCATAAGAATAATTAAAGGATTAAAAAGCGTATATGCTTATACAAATTCTACAGATAAGGAAACTCTCTTAAAAACAGTTAATGAAGCCTCATTGGCACTAGGGGATTTAAAACTAAATAAATCTATAACACTAAAAGAAAGATTGAATTTAAATATTCATCCTATAATATATGTTCCATCATCAGTCAGTACCTTAGATAAAAAAGCTATAATTGAAAGAGCATCTGTTTCTGCAAAAAACTATGATAAATCTATAGTTCAAGTAGAAGCTACTTATAAAGATTCTGATCAAAAAATAATAATTGCTAATAGCTTGGGACTATACACTACAGATAGAAGAGTACATTCAAGAATGACTATAACATCTATAGCAAGTAATGGAGTTGAAAATCAAACTGGATACATTGCACCAGGAAGGAGCATGGGGATTGAAATGTTTGATACAATAAGTCCTGAAAAGTGCGGATTAGACGCCAGTCAAATGGCAATAACTATGTTAAATGCCAAACCATGTCCTTCAGGAAAAATGACTGTTGCCATAGAAAATGGTTTTGGTGGTGTCATATTTCATGAAGCCTGTGGGCACGCACTAGAAGCCTCATCTGTATCAAAAAACCTCTCTGTGTTTTCAAATAAATTAGGAGAGAAAATAGCTTCTAGTAAAGTTACTGCTATAGATGATGGTACGATAAAAAATGCATGGGGTTCAATAAATATTGATGATGAAGGCAATCCATCAGAAAAAAAGGTACTAATAGAAAACGGAATATTAAAATCGTATATGATAGATTACTTAAACGGGAAGAGAATGGGAGTTAAAGCTAATGGCAGTTCAAGAAGAGAGTCCTATAAATTTGCACCTACCTCTAGAATGACAAACACATATATAGCAGCGGGAGAGGATGAATCTTCAGATATTATAGCTTCTATAGATAATGGACTTTATGCTAAAAGAATGGGTGGTGGCTCCGTTAATCCTATAACAGGTGAATTTAATTTCTCAGTATTAGAAGGGTATCTTGTGAAAAACGGTAAAATAAAAGAGCCAGTAAGAGGTGCAAGTTTAATAGGAAAAAGTACGGAAATATTAAACAATATAGATATGGTTGGAAAAAATTTATCTTTAGGTTCAGGTACATGTGGAGCAGCAAGTGGTAATATTCCTACAAACGTTGGTCAG
- a CDS encoding HPr family phosphocarrier protein: MVTKSVVVKSSTGLHARPATLLVKKASGFKSDVTMEFNGKKANAKSLIGVLSLGVSKDSNIKLIVSGDDEALAAEEIVKLIESLDE; the protein is encoded by the coding sequence ATGGTAACTAAAAGCGTTGTTGTTAAAAGTTCAACTGGTTTACATGCTAGACCAGCAACTTTACTTGTAAAAAAAGCATCAGGTTTCAAATCAGATGTAACTATGGAATTCAATGGTAAAAAAGCTAATGCAAAAAGTCTTATAGGTGTTTTATCATTAGGAGTTTCAAAAGATAGTAATATTAAGTTAATCGTTTCCGGTGATGATGAAGCTTTAGCAGCTGAGGAAATAGTTAAATTAATCGAATCTTTAGATGAGTAA
- the clpA gene encoding ATP-dependent Clp protease ATP-binding subunit ClpA, whose amino-acid sequence MKLDEIVNEIITAAYSEAKFDMHKYFTPEHILYASLFYNDGINIIKNTGGSVEGLKKQLEKYFMKNVEKLESGDPTQTVGVENIINQAANHVLTSGKDYVTIGDIYVAIYDDNASFGSYYLKQQGITRLKLLNYITHGISAVNDSDEDDIEPLPENEYLFDDYHEDEVCAIDKYTEDITEKAKNGLIDPLIGREDILKKTLQVLCRRRKNNPIHVGEPGVGKTAITEGLATLIAEDKVPTVLKGSKIYTLNMGTMVAGTKYRGDFEERIKNVLNEISKCEKPIVYIDEIHTIIGAGAVSGGTVDAANILKPYFTDGKIKFIGSTTYDEYKKIFDKDRALSRRFQKIDVGEPTINETYDILMGIKTRYEQFHNVHYTNASLKAAAALSAKCINDRFLPDKAIDVIDECGAFAEMNRKDTEKVYINVKDVENVISSISGIPVKDLSKTQIEKLKNLKKNLKSKIFGQDKALESIVQSIKRSSAGFNDENKPVASFLFVGPTGVGKTEISKQLAEALNIKLIRFDMSEYQEKHTVARLIGSPPGYVGYEEGGLLTDAVRKNPYCILLLDEIEKAHSDILNVLLQVMDYATLTDNSGKKADFRNIILIMTSNAGASEVGKNKVGFGNRVVGEDNIDKEVSKIFSPEFRNRLDDIIIFNKMDEDMAIRVAKRSLDEFQQKLNKKHIKIKVTDECYKWIASKGLNSNYGAREILRVIQEKIKPYFIDEVLFGNLTKGGETLIDVKDNNIKFESIDK is encoded by the coding sequence TTGAAATTAGATGAGATTGTAAATGAAATTATTACAGCAGCATATAGTGAAGCAAAATTTGATATGCATAAATATTTTACACCTGAACATATTTTATATGCTTCGCTATTTTATAATGATGGAATAAATATAATAAAAAACACAGGCGGTTCTGTTGAGGGTTTAAAGAAGCAGCTAGAAAAATATTTTATGAAAAATGTTGAGAAACTAGAATCAGGAGATCCAACTCAAACTGTTGGTGTTGAAAATATAATAAATCAAGCAGCTAATCATGTTTTAACTAGCGGAAAGGACTACGTAACTATAGGTGATATATATGTAGCCATTTATGACGATAATGCATCCTTTGGAAGCTATTATTTAAAGCAACAGGGTATTACTAGGCTTAAGCTTTTGAATTATATTACACATGGAATATCAGCTGTAAACGATAGTGATGAGGATGATATAGAGCCTTTGCCAGAAAATGAATACTTATTTGATGATTATCACGAAGATGAAGTTTGTGCTATTGATAAATATACAGAGGATATTACTGAAAAGGCAAAAAATGGCCTTATAGATCCACTAATAGGAAGAGAAGATATACTAAAAAAGACACTTCAAGTTCTGTGTAGAAGGAGAAAAAATAATCCTATTCATGTAGGAGAACCTGGAGTTGGAAAAACAGCTATAACTGAAGGACTTGCAACTTTAATAGCTGAAGATAAGGTACCGACTGTTTTAAAGGGAAGTAAGATTTATACATTAAACATGGGAACAATGGTTGCTGGAACAAAATATAGGGGCGACTTTGAAGAAAGAATAAAAAATGTATTAAATGAAATTTCAAAATGTGAAAAACCAATAGTATATATTGATGAAATTCACACCATCATAGGTGCTGGTGCTGTATCTGGCGGAACAGTTGATGCAGCTAATATATTAAAGCCATACTTTACAGATGGAAAAATAAAATTTATAGGATCAACTACCTATGATGAATATAAGAAAATATTTGATAAAGATAGAGCATTGTCTAGAAGATTTCAAAAAATAGATGTAGGGGAACCAACAATTAATGAAACCTATGACATACTTATGGGGATAAAAACCAGATATGAACAGTTTCATAATGTACACTACACCAATGCTTCACTTAAAGCTGCAGCCGCTCTTTCAGCAAAATGCATAAATGATAGATTTTTACCCGACAAGGCAATAGATGTAATTGATGAGTGTGGTGCATTTGCTGAAATGAATAGGAAAGATACTGAGAAGGTTTATATAAATGTGAAAGATGTAGAAAATGTAATTTCATCTATATCAGGCATACCAGTAAAAGACTTATCCAAAACACAAATAGAAAAGCTTAAAAATCTAAAAAAGAATCTGAAAAGCAAAATATTTGGTCAAGACAAAGCTTTAGAGTCTATAGTCCAATCAATAAAAAGATCAAGTGCTGGTTTTAACGATGAGAATAAGCCAGTAGCAAGTTTTCTTTTTGTAGGTCCTACTGGTGTTGGTAAAACAGAAATATCAAAACAATTAGCAGAAGCTTTGAATATAAAGCTAATAAGATTTGATATGAGTGAATATCAGGAAAAACACACTGTAGCGAGATTAATAGGATCTCCTCCGGGTTATGTAGGATATGAAGAGGGAGGACTTTTAACAGATGCAGTTAGAAAAAACCCATATTGCATACTACTTCTTGATGAAATTGAAAAAGCTCACTCTGATATTTTAAATGTACTTCTTCAAGTTATGGATTATGCTACTCTAACAGATAACAGTGGAAAGAAAGCTGATTTTAGAAATATTATACTCATAATGACCTCTAATGCAGGAGCTTCAGAGGTAGGTAAAAATAAAGTTGGTTTTGGTAATAGAGTAGTTGGTGAGGATAATATCGATAAAGAGGTTTCTAAAATATTCTCTCCTGAATTTAGAAATAGACTTGATGATATAATAATATTCAATAAAATGGATGAGGATATGGCTATACGTGTTGCTAAAAGATCCCTGGATGAATTCCAGCAGAAGCTAAATAAAAAGCATATAAAAATTAAAGTTACTGATGAATGCTATAAATGGATTGCGTCTAAGGGATTAAACTCAAATTACGGTGCAAGAGAAATCCTAAGAGTGATACAAGAAAAAATTAAACCTTATTTTATAGATGAGGTTCTTTTCGGAAATCTCACTAAAGGAGGAGAAACATTAATAGACGTAAAAGATAATAACATAAAATTTGAAAGTATAGATAAGTAA
- the purB gene encoding adenylosuccinate lyase, which translates to MRNTYETPLNTRYASKEMSYLFSDDMKFRTWRKLWVALAESEMELGLNITNEQINELKAHIDDINYDVAQEREKIVRHDVMSHVYAYGVQCPSAKGIIHLGATSCYVGDNADIIIMKEALILIRKKLLNTIHHLSKFALNYKSLPTLGFTHLQPAQLTTVGKRATLWIQDLMIDLENLDFVIENLKLRGVKGTTGTQASFMDLFNGDQEKIKTLEKKVVEKMNFKSAYDVTGQTYPRKIDSIVLNTLSEIAQSAYKFSNDLRILQNMKEMEEPFEKNQIGSSAMAYKRNPMRSERISALSRYIIVNSLNPAITAATQWFERTLDDSANKRISVAEAFLALDGVLNLYINVSSNMVVYENVITAHVKSELPFMATENIMMEAVKKGCDRQELHERIRKHSMETAKRIKADGLPNDLIERIKKDSYFKLTEKEIDEIIDPNKFVGRAPYQVEEYIINCVKPILVKNKDIVGIEVSIDV; encoded by the coding sequence ATGAGAAATACTTATGAAACACCACTTAATACAAGATATGCATCTAAAGAAATGAGTTATCTTTTTTCTGATGATATGAAATTTAGAACATGGAGAAAACTTTGGGTTGCTCTAGCAGAAAGTGAAATGGAATTAGGACTTAATATAACTAATGAGCAGATTAACGAATTAAAAGCTCATATTGATGATATAAACTACGACGTTGCACAAGAACGAGAAAAAATAGTAAGACATGATGTAATGAGTCATGTATATGCTTATGGCGTTCAATGTCCATCAGCAAAGGGTATAATACATTTAGGTGCTACATCCTGCTATGTTGGAGATAATGCTGATATTATCATAATGAAGGAAGCCCTTATACTTATAAGAAAAAAACTTCTTAATACAATACACCATTTAAGCAAATTTGCTTTAAACTATAAATCTCTTCCTACACTTGGATTCACTCACCTTCAACCTGCTCAGCTTACTACTGTGGGTAAAAGAGCAACCTTATGGATACAAGATTTAATGATAGATTTAGAAAATCTTGATTTTGTAATAGAAAATTTAAAATTAAGAGGTGTTAAAGGTACAACAGGAACTCAAGCAAGTTTTATGGACCTTTTTAATGGAGACCAGGAAAAAATTAAAACCCTTGAGAAAAAAGTAGTTGAAAAAATGAACTTTAAATCGGCATATGATGTAACGGGTCAAACTTATCCTAGAAAAATAGATTCTATAGTACTAAATACACTTTCAGAGATTGCTCAAAGTGCTTATAAGTTCAGTAATGACTTGAGAATACTTCAAAATATGAAAGAGATGGAGGAGCCTTTTGAAAAAAATCAAATTGGATCTTCAGCAATGGCTTATAAGAGAAATCCTATGAGATCTGAAAGAATAAGTGCTCTATCAAGATATATAATTGTAAATTCACTTAATCCTGCTATTACTGCGGCAACTCAATGGTTTGAAAGAACACTAGATGATTCTGCAAACAAAAGAATTTCTGTAGCAGAAGCTTTCCTTGCGCTAGATGGTGTTTTGAATCTTTATATAAATGTATCGTCCAATATGGTAGTATATGAAAATGTAATAACAGCTCATGTTAAGAGTGAACTTCCTTTTATGGCAACAGAAAATATTATGATGGAAGCTGTAAAAAAAGGTTGCGACAGGCAAGAACTTCATGAAAGAATAAGAAAACATTCAATGGAAACAGCTAAAAGAATTAAAGCTGATGGATTACCAAATGATTTAATAGAAAGAATAAAGAAAGATTCTTATTTTAAATTGACAGAAAAAGAAATTGATGAAATAATAGATCCAAATAAATTTGTAGGTAGAGCCCCATATCAAGTAGAAGAATATATAATCAATTGTGTAAAGCCTATTTTAGTTAAGAATAAAGATATTGTAGGTATAGAAGTTAGTATTGATGTTTAA
- a CDS encoding ATP-dependent Clp protease adaptor ClpS encodes MSLKTSFDENIKQKHKIEKPKMYKVILHNDDYTTMEFVIEILINVFNKVPANAVKITFDVHKNGIGIAGVYPYDIAATKINEVKKLAYKNGYPLKLTMGEV; translated from the coding sequence ATGTCTTTAAAAACTTCTTTTGATGAAAATATAAAACAAAAACATAAAATTGAAAAACCCAAAATGTATAAAGTAATACTACATAATGACGATTATACTACAATGGAGTTTGTAATTGAAATCCTCATCAATGTATTCAATAAAGTCCCTGCCAATGCAGTTAAGATAACTTTTGATGTACACAAAAATGGAATAGGAATAGCAGGAGTTTATCCATATGATATTGCGGCAACAAAAATAAATGAGGTTAAGAAATTAGCTTACAAGAATGGATATCCATTGAAATTGACTATGGGGGAGGTATAG
- the metA gene encoding homoserine O-acetyltransferase MetA gives MPIKIPDNLPAAKTLNEENIFFMDEDRAYHQDIRPLNIVIVNLMPTKIVTETQILRLIGNSPLQVNPTFIHTQTHKSQNTSKEHLIKFYETFEEIKNNKFDGMIVTGAPVETLSFENVDYWEELCRIFDWSVTNVTSTIHICWGAQAGLYHHYGIPKYELHEKLFGVFKHNLTERNIKLTRGFDDEFYAPHSRHTYVKREDIKKNPSLKILAESDEAGAYIVASENGKNIFVMGHAEYDGDTLNLEYIRDKNQGMNIKIPKNYFKDNDPEKGPMVTWRGHANLLFSNWLNYYVYQETPFEL, from the coding sequence ATGCCTATAAAAATACCTGATAATCTTCCAGCAGCAAAAACTTTAAATGAAGAAAATATATTTTTTATGGATGAGGATAGAGCCTATCATCAAGATATAAGACCTCTTAATATTGTTATAGTTAACCTTATGCCAACAAAGATAGTAACAGAAACTCAAATATTAAGGCTAATTGGAAATTCGCCTCTTCAGGTTAATCCGACCTTTATTCATACACAAACTCATAAATCACAAAATACTTCAAAGGAACATTTAATTAAATTTTACGAAACCTTTGAAGAGATTAAAAACAATAAATTTGATGGCATGATAGTAACAGGAGCTCCAGTGGAGACACTTTCCTTTGAGAATGTTGATTATTGGGAGGAACTATGCAGAATTTTTGATTGGTCAGTTACTAATGTAACCTCAACTATACATATATGTTGGGGGGCACAGGCCGGTTTATACCATCATTATGGGATACCTAAATACGAGCTTCACGAAAAACTATTTGGAGTATTTAAACATAACCTTACTGAAAGAAATATAAAATTGACACGAGGTTTTGACGATGAATTTTATGCTCCGCACTCGAGACATACTTATGTAAAAAGAGAAGATATTAAAAAGAATCCTAGCCTAAAGATTTTAGCTGAATCTGATGAAGCAGGAGCATATATAGTTGCATCAGAAAACGGCAAAAATATCTTTGTTATGGGACATGCAGAATATGATGGTGATACATTAAATCTAGAATATATTAGGGATAAAAATCAAGGTATGAATATAAAAATCCCTAAAAATTACTTTAAAGATAATGATCCAGAGAAGGGACCTATGGTTACTTGGAGAGGTCATGCTAATCTTTTATTCTCTAACTGGCTTAATTATTATGTATATCAGGAGACACCATTTGAACTATAG